A single Flavobacterium sp. 1 DNA region contains:
- the rplP gene encoding 50S ribosomal protein L16: protein MLQPKRTKYRKVQKGKMKGNSQRGHELSNGMFGIKSVHEDGMFLTSRQIEAARIAATRFMKREGQLWIKIFPDKPITKKPLEVRMGKGKGAVEYWAAVVKPGRIMFEVGGVPLSVAKEALRLAAQKLPVKTKFVIARDFEA, encoded by the coding sequence ATGTTACAGCCTAAAAGAACAAAATACCGTAAGGTACAAAAAGGTAAAATGAAAGGGAATTCTCAAAGAGGACATGAACTTTCTAATGGAATGTTTGGAATTAAATCTGTACATGAAGATGGAATGTTCTTAACCTCTCGTCAAATCGAGGCTGCGCGTATCGCTGCAACTCGTTTTATGAAAAGAGAAGGACAATTATGGATTAAAATATTTCCAGACAAACCTATCACAAAGAAACCTCTTGAGGTACGTATGGGTAAAGGTAAAGGTGCCGTTGAATATTGGGCTGCCGTTGTTAAACCCGGAAGAATTATGTTTGAAGTTGGAGGAGTTCCTTTGTCAGTTGCTAAAGAGGCATTACGTCTTGCAGCTCAAAAGCTTCCAGTAAAAACTAAATTCGTTATTGCTAGAGATTTCGAAGCATAA